A genomic stretch from Mus pahari chromosome 6, PAHARI_EIJ_v1.1, whole genome shotgun sequence includes:
- the Zbtb17 gene encoding zinc finger and BTB domain-containing protein 17 isoform X2 has protein sequence MDFPQHSQRVLEQLNQQRQLGLLCDCTFVVDGVDFKAHKAVLAACSEYFKMLFVDQKDVVHLDISNAAGLGQVLEFMYTAKLNLSPENVDDVLAVASFLQMQDIITACHTLKSLAEPPSTTGESVDASAVEGGDKRAKDEKAAATMLSRLGRARGSSSTGPGRELKEERGGQAESASSGAEQTEKADAPREPPPVELKPDPTSSMAAAEAEALSESSEQEMEVEPASKGEDGQEEEGAGPATVKEEGMHLDNGEPPEENEESAGTDSGQELGMEGQNLRSGTYGDRTESKAYGSIIHKCEDCGKEFTHTGNFKRHIRIHTGEKPFSCRECSKAFSDPAACKAHEKTHSPLKPYGCEECGKSYRLISLLNLHKKRHSGEARYRCGDCGKLFTTSGNLKRHQLVHSGQKPYQCDYCGRSFSDPTSKMRHLETHDTDKEHKCPHCDKKFNQVGNLKAHLKIHIADGPLKCRECGKQFTTSGNLKRHLRIHSGEKPYVCTHCQRQFADPGALQRHVRIHTGEKPCQCVICGKAFTQASSLIAHVRQHTGEKPYVCERCGKRFVQSSQLANHIRHHDNIRPHKCSVCSKAFVNVGDLSKHIIIHTGEKPYLCDKCGRGFNRVDNLRSHVKTVHQGKAGIKILEPEEGGEVSVVTVDDMVTLATEALAATAVTQLTVVPVGAAVTADETEVLKAEISKAVKQVQEEDPNTHILYACDSCGDKFLDANSLAQHVRIHTAQALVMFQTDADFYQQYGPGSTWPAGQMLQAGELVFRPRDGTEGQPTLAESPPTAPDCLPPAE, from the exons ATGGATTTCCCCCAGCACAGCCAGCGTGTCTTGGAGCAGCTGAACCAGCAGCGGCAACTGGGCCTTCTCTGTGACTGCACCTTTGTGGTGGACGGCGTTGACTTCAAGGCTCACAAGGCGGTACTGGCAGCTTGCAGCGAGTACTTCAAGATGCTCTTTGTGGACCAGAAGGACGTGGTGCACCTAGACATCAGTAATGCGGCAG GCCTGGGGCAGGTGCTGGAGTTCATGTACACTGCTAAGCTGAACCTTAGCCCTGAGAACGTGGACGATGTTCTGGCCGTGGCCAGCTTCCTCCAGATGCAGGATATCATCACGGCCTGCCACACGCTCAAGTCCCTCGCTGAGCCACCCAGCACCACTGGGGAGAGCGTGGACGCCTCAGCTGTGGAAG GAGGAGACAAGCGAGCCAAAGACGAGAAGGCCGCTGCCACCATGCTGAGCAGGCTGGGCCGAGCAAGAGGCAGCTCCTCCACAGGCCCGGGCAGAGAGCTCAAGGAGGAGCGGGGCGGCCAGGCAGAGAGTGCGTCCAGTG GCGCAGAGCAGACAGAGAAGGCAGACGCTCCCCGGGAACCGCCACCTGTGGAGCTCAAGCCGGACCCCACGAGCAGCATGGCAGCTGCAGAAGCAGAAGCCTTGTCAGAGAGCTCAGAGCaag AAATGGAAGTGGAGCCAGCCAGCAAAGGAGAAGATGGACAAGAGGAAGAGGGTGCAGGGCCTGCCACAGTCAAGGAAGAGGGGATGCATCTGGATAATGGGGAGCCTCCTGAGGAGAATGAAGAGTCTGCCGGCACAGATTCTGGGCAGGAGCTTGGCATGGAGGGTCAGAACCTGCGCTCGGGCACCTACGGGGATCGCACTGAGTCCAAGGCTTATGGCTCCATCATCCACAAGTGCGAG GACTGCGGGAAGGAGTTCACGCACACAGGGAACTTCAAACGGCACATCCGCATCCACACGGGCGAGAAACCTTTCTCATGCAGGGAGTGCAGCAAGGCTTTCTCGGACCCCGCAGCGTGCAAGGCTCACGAGAAGACACACAG CCCGTTGAAACCCTATGGCTGTGAGGAGTGTGGCAAGAGCTACAGGCTCATCAGCCTGCTGAACCTGCACAAGAAGAGGCACTCGGGGGAGGCGCGCTACCGCTGTGGGGACTGTGGCAAGCTCTTCACCACGTCAGGCAACCTCAAGCGCCACCAGCTGGTACACAGTGGCCAGAAACCCTACCAGTGTGACTACTGTGGCCGCTCCTTTTCTGACCCCACCTCCAAGATGCGCCACCTGGAGACTCACGACACCGACAAGGAGCACAAATGTCCTCACTGCGACAAAAAGTTCAACCAG GTGGGGAACCTGAAGGCCCACTTGAAGATCCACATTGCCGATGGCCCTCTCAAGTGCCGGGAGTGTGGGAAGCAGTTCACCACCTCAG GGAACCTCAAGCGGCACCTGCGGATCCACAGTGGGGAGAAGCCGTATGTGTGCACCCACTGTCAGCGGCAGTTTGCTGACCCAGGCGCTCTGCAGCGGCACGTACGGATCCACACGG GTGAGAAGCCGTGCCAGTGTGTGATATGTGGTAAGGCCTTCACCCAAGCCAGCTCCCTCATCGCCCATGTACGCCAACACACAGGGGAGAAGCCCTATGTCTGTGAACGCTGTGGCAAGAG ATTTGTCCAGTCCAGCCAGTTGGCCAACCACATCCGTCACCATGACAACATCCGACCACACAAGTGCAGCGTGTGTAGCAAGGCCTTTGTGAATGTGGGGGACCTGTCCAAGCACATCATCATCCACACTG GAGAGAAGCCTTATTTGTGTGACAAGTGTGGCCGTGGTTTCAACCGGGTAGACAACCTGCGTTCTCATGTAAAGACCGTGCATCAGGGCAAGGCGGGCATCAAGATcctggagccagaagagggtggtgagGTCAGCGTGGTCACTGTGGACGACATGGTCACATTGGCTACGGAGGCACTGGCAGCGACAGCGGTCACTCAGctcacag TGGTACCGGTGGGGGCCGCAGTGACAGCTGACGAGACGGAAGTACTCAAAGCCGAGATCAGCAAAGCTGTCAAGCAAGTGCAGGAAGAAG ACCCCAACACCCACATCCTCTACGCTTGTGATTCCTGTGGGGACAAGTTCCTGGATGCCAATAGCCTAGCCCAGCATGTTCGGATCCACACGGCCCAGGCACTGGTCATGTTCCAGACAGATGCGGACTTCTACCAGCAGTACGGGCCAGGCAGCACGTGGCCAGCTGGGCAGATGctgcaggctggagagctggtctTCCGTCCTAGGGATGGGACCGAGGGCCAACCCACACTGGCAGAAAGTCCACCTACAGCTCCTGATTGCCTCCCACCTGCCGAGTGA
- the Zbtb17 gene encoding zinc finger and BTB domain-containing protein 17 isoform X1 yields the protein MDFPQHSQRVLEQLNQQRQLGLLCDCTFVVDGVDFKAHKAVLAACSEYFKMLFVDQKDVVHLDISNAAGLGQVLEFMYTAKLNLSPENVDDVLAVASFLQMQDIITACHTLKSLAEPPSTTGESVDASAVEGGDKRAKDEKAAATMLSRLGRARGSSSTGPGRELKEERGGQAESASSGLVPATEETSLASGQSPNPASRPSSGAEQTEKADAPREPPPVELKPDPTSSMAAAEAEALSESSEQEMEVEPASKGEDGQEEEGAGPATVKEEGMHLDNGEPPEENEESAGTDSGQELGMEGQNLRSGTYGDRTESKAYGSIIHKCEDCGKEFTHTGNFKRHIRIHTGEKPFSCRECSKAFSDPAACKAHEKTHSPLKPYGCEECGKSYRLISLLNLHKKRHSGEARYRCGDCGKLFTTSGNLKRHQLVHSGQKPYQCDYCGRSFSDPTSKMRHLETHDTDKEHKCPHCDKKFNQVGNLKAHLKIHIADGPLKCRECGKQFTTSGNLKRHLRIHSGEKPYVCTHCQRQFADPGALQRHVRIHTGEKPCQCVICGKAFTQASSLIAHVRQHTGEKPYVCERCGKRFVQSSQLANHIRHHDNIRPHKCSVCSKAFVNVGDLSKHIIIHTGEKPYLCDKCGRGFNRVDNLRSHVKTVHQGKAGIKILEPEEGGEVSVVTVDDMVTLATEALAATAVTQLTVVPVGAAVTADETEVLKAEISKAVKQVQEEDPNTHILYACDSCGDKFLDANSLAQHVRIHTAQALVMFQTDADFYQQYGPGSTWPAGQMLQAGELVFRPRDGTEGQPTLAESPPTAPDCLPPAE from the exons ATGGATTTCCCCCAGCACAGCCAGCGTGTCTTGGAGCAGCTGAACCAGCAGCGGCAACTGGGCCTTCTCTGTGACTGCACCTTTGTGGTGGACGGCGTTGACTTCAAGGCTCACAAGGCGGTACTGGCAGCTTGCAGCGAGTACTTCAAGATGCTCTTTGTGGACCAGAAGGACGTGGTGCACCTAGACATCAGTAATGCGGCAG GCCTGGGGCAGGTGCTGGAGTTCATGTACACTGCTAAGCTGAACCTTAGCCCTGAGAACGTGGACGATGTTCTGGCCGTGGCCAGCTTCCTCCAGATGCAGGATATCATCACGGCCTGCCACACGCTCAAGTCCCTCGCTGAGCCACCCAGCACCACTGGGGAGAGCGTGGACGCCTCAGCTGTGGAAG GAGGAGACAAGCGAGCCAAAGACGAGAAGGCCGCTGCCACCATGCTGAGCAGGCTGGGCCGAGCAAGAGGCAGCTCCTCCACAGGCCCGGGCAGAGAGCTCAAGGAGGAGCGGGGCGGCCAGGCAGAGAGTGCGTCCAGTG GACTCGTTCCAGCCACGGAAGAGACCTCTTTGGCCTCTGGACAGAGTCCCAATCCGGCCTCCCGTCCCTCCTCAGGCGCAGAGCAGACAGAGAAGGCAGACGCTCCCCGGGAACCGCCACCTGTGGAGCTCAAGCCGGACCCCACGAGCAGCATGGCAGCTGCAGAAGCAGAAGCCTTGTCAGAGAGCTCAGAGCaag AAATGGAAGTGGAGCCAGCCAGCAAAGGAGAAGATGGACAAGAGGAAGAGGGTGCAGGGCCTGCCACAGTCAAGGAAGAGGGGATGCATCTGGATAATGGGGAGCCTCCTGAGGAGAATGAAGAGTCTGCCGGCACAGATTCTGGGCAGGAGCTTGGCATGGAGGGTCAGAACCTGCGCTCGGGCACCTACGGGGATCGCACTGAGTCCAAGGCTTATGGCTCCATCATCCACAAGTGCGAG GACTGCGGGAAGGAGTTCACGCACACAGGGAACTTCAAACGGCACATCCGCATCCACACGGGCGAGAAACCTTTCTCATGCAGGGAGTGCAGCAAGGCTTTCTCGGACCCCGCAGCGTGCAAGGCTCACGAGAAGACACACAG CCCGTTGAAACCCTATGGCTGTGAGGAGTGTGGCAAGAGCTACAGGCTCATCAGCCTGCTGAACCTGCACAAGAAGAGGCACTCGGGGGAGGCGCGCTACCGCTGTGGGGACTGTGGCAAGCTCTTCACCACGTCAGGCAACCTCAAGCGCCACCAGCTGGTACACAGTGGCCAGAAACCCTACCAGTGTGACTACTGTGGCCGCTCCTTTTCTGACCCCACCTCCAAGATGCGCCACCTGGAGACTCACGACACCGACAAGGAGCACAAATGTCCTCACTGCGACAAAAAGTTCAACCAG GTGGGGAACCTGAAGGCCCACTTGAAGATCCACATTGCCGATGGCCCTCTCAAGTGCCGGGAGTGTGGGAAGCAGTTCACCACCTCAG GGAACCTCAAGCGGCACCTGCGGATCCACAGTGGGGAGAAGCCGTATGTGTGCACCCACTGTCAGCGGCAGTTTGCTGACCCAGGCGCTCTGCAGCGGCACGTACGGATCCACACGG GTGAGAAGCCGTGCCAGTGTGTGATATGTGGTAAGGCCTTCACCCAAGCCAGCTCCCTCATCGCCCATGTACGCCAACACACAGGGGAGAAGCCCTATGTCTGTGAACGCTGTGGCAAGAG ATTTGTCCAGTCCAGCCAGTTGGCCAACCACATCCGTCACCATGACAACATCCGACCACACAAGTGCAGCGTGTGTAGCAAGGCCTTTGTGAATGTGGGGGACCTGTCCAAGCACATCATCATCCACACTG GAGAGAAGCCTTATTTGTGTGACAAGTGTGGCCGTGGTTTCAACCGGGTAGACAACCTGCGTTCTCATGTAAAGACCGTGCATCAGGGCAAGGCGGGCATCAAGATcctggagccagaagagggtggtgagGTCAGCGTGGTCACTGTGGACGACATGGTCACATTGGCTACGGAGGCACTGGCAGCGACAGCGGTCACTCAGctcacag TGGTACCGGTGGGGGCCGCAGTGACAGCTGACGAGACGGAAGTACTCAAAGCCGAGATCAGCAAAGCTGTCAAGCAAGTGCAGGAAGAAG ACCCCAACACCCACATCCTCTACGCTTGTGATTCCTGTGGGGACAAGTTCCTGGATGCCAATAGCCTAGCCCAGCATGTTCGGATCCACACGGCCCAGGCACTGGTCATGTTCCAGACAGATGCGGACTTCTACCAGCAGTACGGGCCAGGCAGCACGTGGCCAGCTGGGCAGATGctgcaggctggagagctggtctTCCGTCCTAGGGATGGGACCGAGGGCCAACCCACACTGGCAGAAAGTCCACCTACAGCTCCTGATTGCCTCCCACCTGCCGAGTGA